Proteins encoded within one genomic window of Microbacterium soli:
- a CDS encoding 6-phosphofructokinase, with product MKIGILTSGGDCPGLNAVIRGIVLKGTTSYDLEFVGIRDGWRGVVEGDFFPLTRHEVKGLSKVGGTILGTSRTNPYEGSRGGAENIARTLAGHGIDGIVAIGGEGTLAAADRLSKDGINVLGVPKTIDNDLRATDYSFGFDTAVNIATDAMDRLRTTGDSHQRCMVAEVMGRHVGWIALHAGMAAGAHVICIPEVPMSMDEICALVTRARDRGRAPLVVVSEGFTLTGMEEAFSDKGLDAFNRPRLGGISEVLAPEIERITGIETRSTVLGHIQRGGSPSGFDRVLATRLGLNAADALVAGAWGQMVALRGTDIVLVPFDEALGELNTVPLSRYEEAAALFG from the coding sequence ATGAAGATCGGCATCCTCACCAGCGGCGGCGATTGCCCCGGCCTGAACGCGGTCATCCGCGGCATCGTGCTCAAGGGCACGACGAGCTACGACCTCGAGTTCGTGGGCATCCGCGACGGCTGGCGAGGCGTCGTGGAAGGCGACTTCTTCCCGCTGACCCGGCATGAGGTCAAGGGGCTCTCCAAAGTGGGCGGCACCATTCTCGGCACGAGCCGCACGAACCCCTATGAGGGCAGCCGCGGCGGTGCGGAGAACATCGCCAGGACGTTGGCAGGGCACGGCATCGACGGGATCGTCGCGATCGGCGGTGAGGGCACGCTCGCAGCCGCTGACCGGCTCTCCAAGGACGGCATCAACGTGCTGGGCGTCCCGAAGACCATCGACAACGATCTGCGAGCCACGGACTACTCATTCGGTTTCGACACCGCGGTCAACATCGCCACGGACGCCATGGATCGCCTGCGCACCACGGGCGACTCGCATCAGCGCTGCATGGTGGCCGAGGTCATGGGCCGACACGTCGGCTGGATCGCCCTGCACGCGGGCATGGCGGCGGGTGCGCACGTGATCTGCATCCCCGAGGTCCCCATGTCGATGGACGAGATCTGCGCGCTGGTCACACGTGCCCGCGACCGGGGGCGTGCGCCGCTGGTGGTGGTCTCCGAGGGCTTCACCCTGACCGGAATGGAGGAGGCCTTCAGTGACAAGGGCCTGGACGCCTTCAACCGGCCGCGTTTGGGCGGCATCAGCGAGGTCCTGGCGCCGGAGATCGAGCGCATCACCGGCATCGAGACCCGCTCCACAGTGCTCGGACACATCCAGCGCGGTGGTTCGCCGTCCGGCTTCGACCGGGTGCTCGCCACCCGTCTGGGCCTGAACGCCGCCGACGCCCTCGTGGCCGGTGCCTGGGGGCAGATGGTCGCGCTGCGCGGCACCGACATCGTCCTGGTGCCCTTCGACGAGGCTCTCGGCGAGCTGAACACCGTGCCGCTGAGCCGCTATGAGGAGGCCGCAGCGCTGTTCGGCTGA
- the truB gene encoding tRNA pseudouridine(55) synthase TruB yields the protein MAAHGILLVDKPGGLTSHDVVARVRRAFGTRRVGHAGTLDPAATGLLVIGIEGATRLLTYIVGADKTYTATIRLGARTSTDDAEGDVIATADASDWAGVDDAAVRGGIRALTGAISQVPSSVSAIRIDGRRAYDLVRAGETVELASRQVTVSRFDVLAQRREGGFLDLDVVVDCSSGTYIRALGRDLGDALGVGGHLTALRRTRVGGFEVSDAVTLDALETAVPLPPADAATRVMPALHVSAEEARALRHGQRLVGQRDRMPGAEAAGIDPDGVLVGVLEVRGHDIKSAMNMPEAQS from the coding sequence GTGGCAGCGCACGGCATCCTCCTCGTCGACAAGCCCGGCGGTCTCACCAGTCATGACGTCGTCGCGCGCGTGCGGCGCGCCTTCGGCACCCGCAGGGTGGGTCATGCCGGCACGCTGGACCCCGCCGCCACCGGTCTGCTGGTGATCGGCATCGAGGGTGCGACGCGGCTGCTGACCTATATCGTCGGTGCCGACAAGACCTATACCGCGACGATCAGGCTCGGCGCGCGCACGAGCACCGACGACGCCGAAGGCGACGTCATCGCGACGGCGGATGCCTCGGATTGGGCCGGTGTGGATGATGCGGCCGTGCGCGGCGGCATCCGTGCACTCACCGGTGCGATCTCGCAGGTTCCCAGCTCGGTCTCCGCCATCAGGATCGACGGGCGTCGGGCGTACGACCTCGTGCGCGCGGGGGAGACCGTGGAGCTGGCGTCCAGGCAGGTGACGGTCTCGCGGTTCGACGTGCTGGCGCAGCGTCGCGAGGGCGGTTTCCTCGACCTCGACGTGGTCGTCGACTGCTCGTCGGGCACCTACATCCGCGCCCTCGGCCGTGACCTCGGCGATGCACTCGGCGTCGGCGGTCATCTCACCGCGCTGCGCCGCACGCGCGTGGGCGGATTCGAGGTCTCCGATGCCGTGACCCTCGACGCTCTGGAGACCGCCGTGCCGCTCCCGCCCGCCGACGCGGCCACGCGTGTCATGCCGGCACTGCACGTCAGCGCGGAGGAGGCGCGCGCGCTGAGGCACGGCCAGCGGCTCGTCGGTCAGCGCGACCGGATGCCGGGGGCGGAGGCCGCCGGGATCGATCCCGACGGCGTGCTGGTGGGTGTGCTCGAGGTGCGCGGACACGACATCAAGAGCGCCATGAACATGCCGGAGGCGCAGTCATGA
- a CDS encoding A/G-specific adenine glycosylase, translating to MPIIAPDARALTDWYGRSARDLPWRRAEFHTVYGAWGTLVSEFMLQQTPVARVIPHLEAWLDRWPTPAAQAAATPAEVVRQWANLGYPRRALWLHRAAIEIVDRHGARVPRDVESLLALPGIGDYTARAVAVFHYGDRHPVVDTNTRRVIARAMDGRSQPGPPSRRDLQRMTELLPADDADSALFNAAMMELGATVCTARTPRCEACPIALQCGWLAAGRPDTGDTRRRPARYEGSDRQTRGAVLKALRDAAGLATPMESVLPDWPDRAQRDRAIDSLIADGLVEASDGMLRLPA from the coding sequence ATGCCCATCATCGCACCGGATGCGCGCGCGCTCACCGACTGGTACGGGCGATCGGCCCGCGATCTTCCGTGGCGTCGTGCGGAGTTCCATACCGTCTACGGCGCATGGGGCACGCTCGTGAGCGAGTTCATGCTGCAGCAGACGCCCGTGGCGCGGGTCATCCCGCATCTGGAGGCGTGGCTCGACCGCTGGCCGACCCCGGCCGCACAGGCCGCCGCCACTCCCGCCGAGGTCGTGCGCCAGTGGGCGAACCTCGGCTATCCGCGCAGAGCGCTGTGGCTGCACCGGGCTGCGATCGAGATCGTGGACCGCCATGGCGCGCGGGTGCCCCGCGACGTCGAATCGCTCCTCGCGCTGCCCGGCATCGGCGACTACACGGCGCGCGCCGTGGCCGTCTTCCATTACGGTGACCGGCACCCCGTGGTCGACACCAACACGCGACGTGTCATCGCGCGCGCGATGGACGGCCGCTCGCAGCCCGGCCCGCCCTCGCGACGGGATCTGCAGCGCATGACGGAGTTGCTGCCTGCGGACGACGCGGACTCGGCGCTGTTCAACGCGGCGATGATGGAGCTGGGTGCGACGGTGTGCACCGCGCGCACTCCCCGCTGCGAAGCCTGTCCGATCGCGCTGCAGTGCGGTTGGCTCGCGGCGGGACGTCCCGACACCGGCGACACGCGCCGCCGCCCGGCCCGGTACGAGGGATCCGACCGTCAGACGCGCGGTGCCGTGCTGAAAGCGCTGCGGGATGCCGCGGGGCTTGCGACGCCGATGGAGTCGGTGCTGCCGGACTGGCCGGACCGCGCACAGCGGGACCGCGCCATCGACTCGCTCATCGCGGACGGTCTCGTCGAGGCGTCGGACGGGATGCTGCGGCTCCCCGCCTGA
- the rbfA gene encoding 30S ribosome-binding factor RbfA: MAGERQARLADRIRVILAERLEKGLRDPRLGFVTITDVRVSGDLQHASVFYTVLGSDEERTDSGAALTSATGLLRKELGRQLNVRLVPTLEFIPDALPESAGHIADLLRQARERDAEVARLAEGATHAGDADPYVRDESAD, translated from the coding sequence ATGGCTGGAGAACGACAGGCACGGCTGGCGGACCGCATCCGCGTCATCCTCGCCGAGCGTCTGGAGAAGGGGCTGCGGGATCCGCGCCTCGGTTTCGTGACCATCACCGATGTGCGGGTCTCGGGGGATCTCCAGCATGCCTCCGTGTTCTACACGGTGCTGGGCAGCGACGAGGAGCGCACGGACAGCGGCGCCGCGCTGACATCTGCGACAGGACTGCTGCGCAAGGAGCTCGGACGGCAGCTCAACGTGCGCCTCGTGCCCACGCTGGAGTTCATCCCGGATGCGCTGCCGGAATCGGCCGGGCACATCGCCGACCTGCTGCGGCAGGCGCGCGAGCGGGATGCGGAGGTCGCCAGACTCGCGGAGGGCGCCACGCACGCGGGAGATGCGGACCCGTACGTCCGAGACGAGTCGGCCGACTGA
- a CDS encoding bifunctional riboflavin kinase/FAD synthetase — MIVFRDPSEIPAGFGPSVVAIGKFDGVHVGHRAVIERTRVDAATTGAKAVAVTFDRNPLEVLRPELCPENVVSLDRKIELLGDLGLDATLVLAFDRRLASLAAEDFVRTVLVDALHVTTVLVGRDFRFGRGGAGTPELLRELGPQHGFTVDVVDDVHIAGARRRVSSTWIRELLAAGDVAGAAQMLGRPVSVAGEVVHGLKRGRELGFPTANLSEHTDALAPAEGVYAGWLVDHVTGIRHPAAISVGTNPTFDDVERSQVEAHVLGESGLDLYGHRVTVEFTDHLRGMVAFEGMDALVAQIAEDVTRARTRLGLG, encoded by the coding sequence GTGATCGTCTTCCGCGATCCGTCCGAAATCCCCGCCGGCTTCGGACCGAGCGTCGTCGCCATCGGCAAGTTCGACGGCGTGCACGTCGGTCATCGCGCCGTCATCGAGCGGACGCGCGTGGACGCGGCGACCACGGGCGCCAAAGCCGTGGCGGTGACCTTCGACCGCAACCCGCTGGAGGTGCTGCGGCCGGAGCTGTGCCCGGAGAACGTCGTCAGTCTCGACCGCAAGATCGAGCTGCTCGGCGACCTCGGGCTGGACGCGACTCTGGTGCTCGCCTTCGATCGCAGGCTGGCCTCGCTCGCCGCGGAGGATTTCGTGCGCACCGTGCTCGTGGACGCCCTGCATGTGACCACGGTCCTCGTGGGGCGGGACTTCCGGTTCGGACGCGGCGGGGCCGGCACGCCGGAACTGCTGCGCGAGCTCGGCCCGCAGCACGGCTTCACGGTCGATGTCGTCGATGACGTGCACATCGCCGGGGCGCGGCGGCGCGTGTCGTCGACGTGGATCCGCGAGCTGTTGGCGGCCGGGGACGTGGCGGGCGCCGCGCAGATGCTCGGTCGTCCGGTGAGCGTGGCCGGCGAGGTCGTGCACGGGCTCAAGCGCGGACGCGAGCTCGGCTTCCCCACGGCGAACCTCTCCGAGCACACCGATGCACTCGCGCCGGCCGAAGGCGTCTACGCCGGCTGGTTGGTGGACCATGTCACCGGCATCCGGCATCCGGCCGCCATCTCCGTCGGCACCAACCCGACCTTCGACGACGTCGAGCGGAGCCAGGTCGAGGCCCACGTGCTCGGCGAATCCGGGCTCGACCTGTACGGGCACCGGGTGACGGTCGAGTTCACGGACCATCTGCGGGGCATGGTCGCCTTCGAGGGCATGGACGCGCTGGTCGCGCAGATCGCCGAGGATGTGACGAGGGCCCGCACCAGGCTGGGTCTGGGCTGA
- a CDS encoding S9 family peptidase, translated as MSETSILPPVADRRPISRTHHGDTFQDAYEWLRAKEDPEVIAHLEAENAYTEARTAHLSDLRERLFQEVRSRVLETDLSVPTRRGDWWYYGRTAEGAQYGIQCRTAVVDDSWTPPVLEAGAPVPGEQVLLDANVEAEGHEFFSMGAFDLSDDGTRMLWSVDVEGSELYTVHVRDLTTGERFDEVIENTGQAFFTPDGRSIVYSTRDEAWRPDTLWLHRMGTPVAEDVKLFHEPDERFWLGAGISRSKKYLVIGLGSKITSEELLVDLADPTAAPQVVWPRRDGVEYSVDHAVVDGEDRLLILHNDGALDFELVSVAASDPQGPRRVLLPHTPGRRLLDVDCFRDFATVEYRTEGMPHAALLDYRTGALDVIEFDEPLYEAYFSGNAEWHAPFLRMGYTSFVTPSTVLDLELATGEKHVRKRTQVLGGYDPADYGQRRDWATAPDGTRVPVSLVWKKSFGEPGAAARPVHLYGYGSYEHSIDPGFSTMRLSMMDRGVIFAVAHVRGGGEMGRHWYEDGKGLNKRNTFTDFIAVGRHLVESGVTTPERMVAEGGSAGGLLMGAVANLAPELFAGILAGVPFVDALTSILDPSLPLTVVEWDEWGDPLHDAEVYAYMKSYSPYENIRSDGKYPRILAMTSLNDTRVLYVEPAKWVSALRHAGAEDVIMRCEMSAGHGGVSGRYNAWRERAFEIAWMLDVLGLAG; from the coding sequence GTGAGCGAAACCAGCATCCTGCCGCCCGTCGCGGACCGACGCCCGATCAGCCGGACCCACCACGGCGACACCTTCCAGGACGCCTACGAGTGGCTGCGCGCCAAGGAGGATCCCGAGGTGATCGCGCACCTGGAGGCGGAGAACGCCTACACCGAGGCGCGCACCGCTCATCTGAGCGACCTGCGCGAGCGGCTGTTCCAGGAGGTCCGCTCCCGGGTGCTCGAGACCGACCTGTCCGTGCCCACCCGCCGCGGCGACTGGTGGTATTACGGCCGCACCGCGGAGGGCGCGCAGTACGGCATCCAGTGCCGCACCGCGGTCGTGGACGACAGTTGGACTCCCCCCGTGCTCGAGGCGGGCGCGCCCGTCCCCGGCGAACAGGTCCTGCTGGACGCCAACGTCGAAGCGGAAGGGCACGAGTTCTTCTCGATGGGCGCGTTCGATCTGTCCGACGACGGCACCCGGATGCTGTGGTCGGTCGACGTCGAGGGGTCGGAGCTGTACACCGTCCACGTGCGCGACCTCACCACCGGCGAGCGCTTCGACGAGGTGATCGAGAACACCGGTCAGGCGTTCTTCACCCCCGACGGCCGGTCCATCGTCTACTCCACCCGTGACGAGGCGTGGCGTCCGGACACCCTGTGGCTGCATCGGATGGGCACGCCCGTGGCGGAGGATGTGAAGCTGTTCCACGAGCCCGATGAGCGCTTCTGGCTGGGCGCGGGCATCTCCCGCAGCAAGAAGTACCTCGTCATCGGCCTGGGTTCGAAGATCACGAGCGAAGAGCTGCTGGTCGATCTGGCGGACCCCACCGCCGCCCCGCAGGTCGTCTGGCCGCGCCGCGACGGCGTGGAGTACTCCGTCGATCACGCCGTCGTCGACGGCGAGGACCGTCTGCTGATCCTGCACAACGACGGGGCGCTGGACTTCGAGCTCGTCTCGGTGGCGGCGTCCGACCCACAGGGTCCGCGGCGGGTCCTGCTGCCCCACACGCCGGGCCGCCGCCTGCTGGACGTGGACTGCTTCCGCGACTTCGCCACGGTCGAGTACCGCACCGAGGGGATGCCGCATGCGGCGCTGCTGGACTACCGCACGGGCGCACTGGATGTCATCGAGTTCGACGAGCCGCTGTACGAGGCGTACTTCAGTGGCAACGCGGAATGGCACGCCCCCTTCCTGCGGATGGGATACACGTCGTTCGTGACACCGTCCACCGTGCTCGACCTTGAGCTCGCCACCGGTGAGAAGCACGTGCGCAAGCGGACTCAGGTGCTCGGCGGCTACGATCCCGCCGACTACGGCCAGCGCCGCGACTGGGCGACGGCTCCGGACGGGACGAGGGTTCCGGTCTCGCTGGTGTGGAAGAAGTCCTTCGGCGAGCCGGGAGCCGCGGCGCGCCCCGTGCACCTGTACGGCTACGGATCCTACGAGCACTCCATCGACCCCGGATTCTCGACCATGCGGCTGTCGATGATGGACCGCGGCGTGATCTTCGCCGTGGCGCATGTCCGCGGCGGAGGGGAGATGGGCAGGCACTGGTACGAGGACGGCAAGGGGCTGAACAAGCGGAACACGTTCACGGACTTCATCGCCGTGGGCAGGCACCTCGTGGAGTCGGGCGTCACGACGCCCGAACGGATGGTCGCGGAGGGCGGCAGCGCAGGCGGTCTGCTCATGGGAGCGGTCGCGAACCTCGCCCCCGAGCTGTTCGCCGGGATCCTGGCGGGCGTCCCTTTCGTCGACGCCCTCACTTCGATCCTCGACCCGTCCCTGCCACTGACCGTCGTGGAATGGGACGAGTGGGGCGATCCGCTGCACGACGCCGAGGTGTACGCGTACATGAAGTCGTACTCCCCGTACGAGAACATCCGCTCGGACGGGAAGTACCCTCGCATCCTCGCGATGACGTCGCTGAACGACACCCGTGTGCTGTACGTCGAACCGGCCAAGTGGGTGTCCGCGCTGCGGCACGCCGGTGCCGAGGATGTCATCATGCGATGCGAGATGTCCGCCGGTCACGGCGGGGTGAGCGGGCGGTACAACGCGTGGCGAGAGCGTGCGTTCGAGATCGCGTGGATGCTCGACGTGCTGGGCCTGGCCGGCTGA
- a CDS encoding DEAD/DEAH box helicase produces the protein MPTTATAASRRRKISRRDDEAPLIPILARKVREIEAKAQRSKLGPTNRVKFQVIAFLVREERARVKAETELGDAARVELLKRLDGIATILAKTAARDTSLIQLLEADQAASPVAKRMRRDWLLESGAELAPEELIITDAAPVRSTPVVPEALVERQVTPPSVESRQLAHPFLAPDLTPRAESAPRRRLDSWELMGPLYKAFESGAGGGAASMELPPPPEYDHISPKGREVMVHQSRFVEAVRAGHRSFLLADEPGLGKTAQSVLAASVADAYPLLVVVPNVVKMNWAREVELWTPQRRAAVIQGDGDDIDAFADVFIVNYEILDRHLSWLGAIGLKGMVVDEAHFIKNLSSQRSRNVLALAARIRERTRNPLMLALTGTPLINDVEDFDAIWRFLGWTNGEKPGAELMDKLDATGLTPADKAFYAEARDAVISMGIVRRKKKDVAADLPDKLIADLPVQLDDEFGRSIRQAERELGERMAAKYRRIVEARAAAHGTGHASRGPDAIDDDIVRLVAHNELEESKAAGTGGDNVFTMVRRIGQAKAMLAADYAVQLQRSVEKVVFFAKHIDVMDQAEAHFAASGVRAVSIRGEQSATARQQAIDAFESDPDVGIVVCSLTAAGVGVNLQAASNVVLAELSWTAAEQTQAIDRVHRIGQDEPVTAWRIIAAHTIDTKIAELIDQKQGLAARALDGESGDAGADESVQLAALMHLLREALGEA, from the coding sequence ATGCCGACCACGGCGACTGCCGCATCGCGGCGCAGGAAGATCTCTCGTCGAGACGACGAGGCACCGCTGATCCCGATTCTCGCGCGCAAGGTGCGCGAGATCGAGGCGAAGGCGCAGCGATCGAAGCTGGGTCCGACCAACCGCGTCAAGTTCCAGGTGATCGCCTTCCTCGTTCGCGAGGAGCGCGCACGGGTGAAGGCGGAGACCGAGCTGGGCGACGCCGCGCGTGTCGAGCTGCTCAAGCGGCTGGACGGCATCGCCACGATCCTCGCGAAGACGGCCGCCCGTGACACCTCGCTGATCCAGCTTCTGGAGGCCGACCAGGCGGCGTCGCCCGTGGCCAAGCGGATGCGGCGCGACTGGCTGCTGGAGTCCGGGGCGGAGCTCGCCCCGGAAGAGCTCATCATCACGGATGCGGCGCCGGTGCGGTCCACTCCGGTGGTGCCGGAGGCGCTGGTGGAGAGGCAGGTGACGCCGCCCTCGGTGGAGTCGCGCCAGCTCGCCCATCCGTTCCTCGCGCCGGATCTCACCCCTCGCGCGGAGTCCGCGCCCCGCCGTCGCCTGGACAGCTGGGAGCTGATGGGGCCGCTCTACAAGGCGTTCGAGTCCGGCGCCGGCGGGGGAGCGGCGTCCATGGAGCTGCCGCCGCCGCCCGAGTACGATCACATCTCGCCGAAGGGCCGTGAGGTGATGGTGCATCAGTCGCGTTTCGTCGAGGCGGTGCGCGCCGGGCATCGCAGCTTCCTGCTCGCCGATGAACCGGGACTGGGAAAGACCGCGCAGTCGGTGCTGGCGGCATCCGTCGCCGATGCCTATCCGCTGCTGGTGGTGGTCCCCAACGTCGTGAAGATGAACTGGGCGCGCGAGGTGGAACTGTGGACGCCACAGCGCCGGGCCGCCGTGATCCAGGGCGACGGCGACGACATCGACGCCTTCGCGGACGTCTTCATCGTCAATTACGAGATCCTGGACCGGCATCTGTCGTGGCTGGGCGCCATCGGTCTGAAGGGCATGGTCGTCGACGAGGCGCACTTCATCAAGAACCTGTCCTCGCAGCGATCCCGGAATGTGCTGGCGCTCGCGGCGCGCATCCGTGAGCGCACGCGCAACCCGCTCATGCTGGCACTGACGGGCACGCCTCTGATCAACGACGTCGAGGACTTCGACGCGATCTGGCGCTTCCTGGGGTGGACCAACGGCGAGAAGCCCGGCGCCGAGCTGATGGACAAGCTCGACGCCACGGGGCTCACACCCGCGGACAAGGCGTTCTATGCGGAGGCCCGCGACGCCGTCATCTCGATGGGCATCGTGCGCCGTAAGAAGAAGGATGTCGCCGCCGATCTGCCCGACAAGCTCATCGCCGACCTTCCGGTGCAGCTCGATGACGAGTTCGGGCGCAGCATCCGCCAGGCCGAGCGGGAGCTGGGCGAGCGGATGGCGGCGAAGTACCGCCGGATCGTCGAGGCTCGTGCCGCCGCGCATGGCACGGGGCATGCGTCCCGCGGACCCGACGCGATCGACGACGACATCGTGCGCCTGGTCGCGCACAACGAGCTCGAGGAGTCCAAGGCCGCGGGCACCGGCGGGGACAACGTCTTCACGATGGTGCGCAGGATCGGCCAGGCCAAGGCGATGCTGGCCGCGGACTACGCGGTGCAGCTGCAGCGCTCGGTCGAGAAGGTCGTCTTCTTCGCCAAGCACATCGACGTCATGGATCAGGCGGAGGCGCATTTCGCGGCGTCCGGCGTCCGGGCCGTCTCGATCCGCGGCGAGCAGTCCGCCACGGCCAGGCAGCAGGCCATCGATGCGTTCGAGAGCGACCCGGACGTCGGCATCGTGGTGTGCTCGCTGACCGCTGCGGGCGTCGGCGTGAACCTGCAGGCGGCGTCGAACGTGGTGCTCGCCGAGCTGAGCTGGACCGCGGCCGAGCAGACGCAGGCCATCGACCGCGTGCACCGCATCGGTCAGGACGAGCCGGTGACCGCGTGGCGGATCATCGCCGCGCACACCATCGACACGAAGATCGCCGAGCTCATCGACCAGAAGCAGGGTCTCGCCGCCCGGGCGCTGGACGGCGAGTCGGGGGACGCGGGCGCCGACGAGTCCGTGCAGCTGGCAGCGCTCATGCATCTGCTGCGCGAGGCGCTCGGCGAGGCCTGA